A genome region from Cucumis sativus cultivar 9930 chromosome 4, Cucumber_9930_V3, whole genome shotgun sequence includes the following:
- the LOC116403193 gene encoding E3 ubiquitin-protein ligase RGLG3-like, with translation MSESIEASKKEAAFALATLMEIPFQYRATLSLPNSKLLCRRESVYGKSAGPLPPPPEVINYDNAVANQILENAKAEKHSSSSESVCPICLTNPKDMAFACGHTTLALCV, from the exons ATGTCTGAGAGCATAGAAGCGTCAAAGAAGGAAGCAGCATTTGCCTTGGCCACActcatggaaattccattTCAATACAGAGCTACCCTCTCCTTGCCAAATTCAA AACTATTATGCAGGAGAGAATCTGTATATGGAAAAAGTGCAGGGCcacttcctcctcctcctgaAGTCATCAATTATGACAATGCAGTTGCAAACCAAATTTTGGAGAATGCAAAAGCTGAAAAACATAGTTCCTCATCTGAATCG GTCTGCCCCATATGCCTCACAAACCCAAAGGACATGGCTTTTGCATGTGGTCATACA aCTCTGGCCTTATGTGTTTGA
- the LOC101222743 gene encoding protein QUIRKY, producing MATGQLRKLIVEVVDARNLLPKDGHGSSSPYIVVDYYGQRKRTRTIVHDLNPTWNEVLEFNVGPPSSVFGDVLELDVIHDRSYGPTRRNNFLGRIRLSSTQFVKKGEEALIYFRLEKKSLFSWIQGEIGLKIYYSDCVTPARVEEGDAINTVEQPTTEGDAINTVDQPTTEPELKPKEQKPEPDSELKQSPLLEQQDVTQQTDELASIEGQIAPTTENLADKGNAAPEVETLGVESSTSPTEIPTPAVETVSSETHPPVEAMEQGREAPPKTSSEEKQPTAESKEEAEINLTPQPIKRSMPIPSYTLEATESRTMEQSTFDLVEKMHYLFVRVVKARSLATNSHPIVQIEAFGKRIKSNPARKSNVFEWDQTFAFSRGAADSASMMEISVWDGKVNDAVSPTDVDGRNFLGGLCLDVSDILLRDPPDSPLAPQWYRLERERNDAAFGGYLMLATWIGTQADDAFPNAWKTDAGGNFNSRAKIYQSPKMWYLRATVIEAQDVVPITAVKEALFQVKAQLGFQVSVTKPVVTRNGAPSWNQDLFFVAAEPMTDHLIFTVESPRSSKSPTVIGVVKIPLTDIERRVDDRKVTARWCTLAGVVDEKGSSYTGRIQLRLCFDGGYHVMDEAAHVSSDYRPTARQLWKPPVGVIEIGVIGCRDLVPMKSTATGKGSTDAYCVAKYGSKWVRTRTVSNNFDPKWNEQYTWQVYDPCTVLTIGVFDSMEESENGDRPDSRIGKIRIRISTLKTGKVYRNFYPLLLLTTAGTKKMGELEIAVRFVRSAPPLDFLHVYSQPLLPLMHHVKPLGVRQQDLLRGAAVETVVGHFSRSEPPLRREIVVFMLDAESHSFSMRKIRVNWYRVINVASTIIAAVKWIDDTRSWRNPTATILVHALLVILIWFPDLIIPTISFYVFVTGAWNYKLRSSEHIPSFDSKLSMTDIVERDELDEEFDDVPSTRSAEVVRMRYDKLRVIGTRVQSLLGDLATQGERVQALVTWRDPRATGIFTGICFAVAVVLYVVSLRMVAVAFGFYYLRHPVFRDRLPSPALNFLRRLPSLSDRLM from the exons ATGGCCACTGGCCAACTTAGGAAGCTTATAGTTGAAGTTGTGGATGCTCGTAACCTCTTGCCTAAAGATGGACATGGATCCTCCAGTCCTTACATCGTGGTCGACTACTATGGCCAACGAAAACGGACACGAACCATAGTGCATGACTTGAACCCGACGTGGAACGAGGTTCTCGAGTTCAATGTCGGGCCACCATCGAGTGTGTTCGGAGATGTTTTGGAACTTGATGTGATCCATGATCGAAGCTACGGGCCAACAAGACGAAACAACTTTTTGGGACGGATCAGATTGAGTTCTACTCAATTTGTGAAGAAAGGAGAAGAGGCTTTGATTTATTTTCGTTTGGAGAAGAAGAGTCTCTTTAGTTGGATTCAAGGAGAGATTGgcttgaaaatttattactcTGATTGCGTTACACCTGCAAGGGTTGAGGAGGGAGATGCAATCAATACAGTTGAGCAACCAACGACTGAAGGCGATGCAATTAATACAGTCGATCAACCAACGACTGAGCCAGAACTAAAGCCCAAAGAGCAAAAACCAGAGCCAGACTCAGAACTAAAGCAATCACCTTTGTTGGAACAACAAG ATGTCACCCAACAAACGGACGAACTAGCAAGTATTGAAGGCCAAATCGCTCCAACAACAGAAAATTTGGCAGATAAGGGCAATGCAGCTCCGGAAGTAGAAACTTTGGGAGTCGAGAGCAGTACTAGTCCCACAGAAATTCCAACTCCTGCTGTTGAAACGGTGTCATCAGAAACCCATCCACCGGTGGAAGCGATGGAACAAGGCCGGGAGGCGCCACCAAAAACATCATCGGAAGAGAAGCAACCGACAGCAGAGtcaaaagaagaagcagaaaTCAACTTGACGCCACAACCAATTAAAAGATCGATGCCGATACCAAGCTACACATTGGAGGCAACAGAAAGTCGAACAATGGAACAATCCACATTTGATCTTGTAGAGAAGATGCATTACCTCTTCGTGCGAGTAGTAAAAGCACGCTCACTCGCCACTAATAGCCATCCAATAGTGCAAATCGAAGCATTTGGAAAACGTATCAAATCAAACCCAGCCAGAAAGAGCAACGTGTTTGAGTGGGACCAAACATTTGCATTTAGCCGCGGTGCAGCGGATTCTGCCTCCATGATGGAAATTTCAGTTTGGGATGGCAAAGTAAACGACGCCGTATCACCAACTGACGTGGACGGACGCAATTTCTTGGGTGGCTTGTGTTTGGACGTATCAGATATTCTATTGCGTGACCCACCAGATAGTCCACTGGCCCCACAATGGTACAGAttggaaagggaaagaaacGACGCCGCTTTTGGTGGGTATTTAATGTTAGCCACGTGGATTGGTACTCAAGCCGACGATGCGTTTCCCAACGCGTGGAAAACAGATGCCGGTGGGAATTTTAACTCTAGAGCAAAAATTTACCAATCGCCAAAAATGTGGTATCTACGCGCCACAGTCATTGAAGCACAAGACGTCGTTCCGATCACCGCTGTGAAAGAAGCTTTGTTTCAAGTCAAAGCTCAACTTGGCTTCCAAGTTTCCGTAACAAAACCCGTCGTGACCCGAAATGGCGCTCCGTCGTGGAATCAGGATTTGTTCTTTGTTGCCGCTGAGCCAATGACCGACCACTTGATCTTCACCGTTGAGAGTCCTCGTAGCTCGAAGTCTCCGACCGTCATCGGAGTTGTAAAAATCCCACTCACTGACATTGAGCGGCGAGTGGATGACCGAAAAGTGACAGCACGGTGGTGCACACTCGCCGGAGTTGTGGATGAAAAGGGATCATCTTACACAGGAAGAATTCAGTTGAGGTTGTGCTTTGATGGAGGGTATCACGTGATGGATGAGGCGGCGCACGTGAGTAGCGATTATCGGCCGACGGCGAGACAGCTGTGGAAGCCGCCGGTAGGTGTGATTGAAATTGGTGTGATCGGATGCAGGGATTTGGTTCCAATGAAGTCCACGGCGACCGGAAAAGGATCCACCGATGCGTATTGTGTTGCAAAATATGGGTCTAAATGGGTCCGAACTAGAACGGTGAGCAACAATTTTGATCCCAAATGGAATGAACAATATACGTGGCag GTTTACGATCCATGTACGGTTTTGACAATTGGAGTTTTCGATAGTATGGAAGAATCTGAAAATGGTGATCGACCTGATTCACGAATCGGCAAAATACGAATACGAATCTCCACCTTAAAAACTGGTAAGGTATATAGAAATTTTTACCCTCTCCTCCTTTTAACCACTGCTGGTACAAAAAAAATGGGTGAACTTGAAATCGCTGTTCGATTCGTTCGTTCGGCACCGCCGTTGGATTTCTTACACGTGTACTCCCAACCATTGCTGCCGTTGATGCACCACGTGAAGCCTCTCGGAGTTCGGCAACAGGATTTGCTCCGAGGCGCGGCAGTGGAGACGGTGGTTGGTCATTTTTCCAGATCGGAGCCGCCGCTTCGACGGGAGATCGTTGTATTCATGCTGGATGCCGAATCACATAGCTTTAGCATGCGAAAAATTCGTGTGAATTGGTACAGAGTCATCAATGTGGCCTCCACCATCATCGCCGCTGTGAAATGGATCGACGATACTCGATCGTGGCGGAATCCGACGGCCACCATACTAGTCCACGCGTTGCTGGTGATTCTGATTTGGTTCCCTGATTTGATCATTCCGACGATTTCATTTTACGTTTTTGTCACGGGCGCATGGAATTACAAATTGCGATCGTCGGAGCATATTCCGAGTTTCGATTCAAAGCTTTCAATGACGGACATCGTGGAACGAGATGAATTAGATGAAGAGTTCGATGACGTACCGAGCACGAGATCAGCAGAAGTTGTACGGATGAGATACGATAAGTTGAGGGTGATTGGGACACGTGTGCAAAGTTTATTGGGGGATTTAGCAACTCAAGGGGAGCGTGTACAGGCGTTGGTGACATGGCGTGACCCACGTGCCACTGGTATTTTTACTGGGATATGCTTTGCGGTGGCAGTGGTGCTCTACGTTGTGTCGTTGAGGATGGTGGCAGTGGCGTTCGGGTTTTATTACCTCCGCCACCCAGTTTTTCGAGATCGATTGCCATCACCGGCTCTTAACTTCTTAAGAAGACTTCCGTCTTTGTCAGATCGATTAATGTAG
- the LOC101222983 gene encoding spermidine hydroxycinnamoyl transferase — MKETKSTLLKLTKEQVEKLRMRANSSNPTNQNIKKSVDVNEVLLQPSPYSRYESITGHIWVCASKARNIDNDKSNLSTMVQIVVNVRQRLRKPIPKNFCGNAALISITPQCEFGELMSQPLSYAAKKIREASWKMTDIYVTSAIDFLTTEEDICWTRTSSSSSSSIVRVKGTSLSNLNLSTVSWLSMSIYDADFGRGHPNYVGPSLLAYDGKVFIMPGSNNNGSIIIAIQLQMKHMEYFKE; from the coding sequence ATGAAAGAAACCAAATCCACATTGTTGAAACTTACCAAGGAGCAAGTTGAAAAGCTAAGAATGAGAGCAAATTCTTCAAATCCAACTAAtcaaaacatcaagaaatcgGTAGATGTCAATGAAGTACTACTGCAACCATCACCATACAGTCGATATGAATCGATCACGGGACACATATGGGTGTGTGCAAGCAAAGCCCGTAACATCGACAATGACAAGAGCAACCTATCAACAATGGTTCAAATAGTTGTTAACGTAAGACAACGACTTAGGAAACCCATCCCTAAAAACTTTTGTGGAAATGCAGCCTTGATTAGCATAACTCCGCAGTGCGAATTTGGGGAGTTAATGTCTCAACCATTAAGCTATGCTGCCAAAAAGATAAGAGAAGCATCATGGAAGATGACTGATATATACGTGACATCAGCAATAGACTTTCTAACAACAGAAGAGGACATATGTTGGACGAGAACATCATCGTCGTCATCTTCATCCATTGTTCGAGTTAAAGGCACATCCTTGAGCAACCTGAATCTATCTACAGTGTCTTGGTTGTCAATGTCAATATATGATGCAGATTTTGGGAGGGGACACCCAAATTATGTTGGACCATCACTGTTAGCTTATGATGGGAAGGTGTTCATCATGCCAGGGTCAAACAATAATGGTTCGATCATCATAGCAATACAGTTACAGATGAAGCATATGGAGTATTTCAAAGAGTAA
- the LOC116401670 gene encoding spermidine hydroxycinnamoyl transferase-like, with the protein MESITIHSSSTIIPNLPTPNLTLSLSEADQFRAWAYSTTVYVYKFLDAAVVVDTLKSSLSEILVPYYPFAGRLRLIVGSRFELHCCAAGALFIEASYGGTLDDCSDFTHADGLRKLTPKVDYNSPIEDVPLFVVQVTRFSCGGLVIGLNVSHTLVDGVSAIMFINSWASIARGEKTAKSILQPSHDRNVLQAQKPFSPPRFFHYEYHVLPFVIGCSDYKEEKMK; encoded by the exons ATGGAGTCTATAACCATCCATTCCTCCTCAACCATCATTCCTAACCTCCCAACTCCCAATCTCACACTTTCGTTATCAGAGGCTGATCAATTTAGGGCATGGGCTTACTCTACAACCGTCTATGTCTACAAATTCCTCGACGCTGCCGTCGTTGTTGACACCTTAAAAAGCTCCCTAAGCGAAATCCTTGTACCTTACTACCCTTTTGCCGGACGCCTCCGCTTGATCGTTGGTAGTCGATTCGAGCTCCACTGTTGTGCTGCAGGTGCCTTATTCATCGAAGCTTCCTATGGTGGAACACTCGATGATTGCAGTGACTTCACACACGCTGATGGGTTAAGAAAACTCACTCCTAAGGTAGATTATAATTCACCGATCGAAGATGTACCATTGTTTGTTGTTCAAGTGACGAGATTCAGTTGTGGTGGACTTGTTATTGGCCTCAACGTTTCTCACACTCTCGTCGATGGGGTCTCTGCCATTATGTTCATAAACTCGTGGGCCAGCATTGCACGAGGGGAGAAGACGGCAAAGAGTATCTTGCAACCGTCACATGATCGAAATGTTCTTCAAGCACAAAAACCGTTTTCCCCGCCACGATTCTTCCACTATGAATACCACGTATTGCCATTTGTCATAGGTTGCTCCGACTATAAG GAGGAGAAGATGAAATAA
- the LOC101202947 gene encoding spermidine hydroxycinnamoyl transferase, whose product MESITIHSSSIIIPNLPTPNLTLPLSVADQFRAWVHITTVYVYKSPNAAVIVDSLKSSLSKILVPYYPFAGRLHVIVGGRLELHCCAAGALFIEASYGGTLDDFGDFTPTDVVRKLAPEVDYNSSIEDVPMFLVQVTRFSCGGLVIGLNVSHTLVDGVSAIMFINSWASIARGDKTAKSILQPLHDRNVLQPQKPFCPPQFYHCEYDILPFVIGCSNSKEERMKETKSALLKLTREQVEKLRMRANSSTPTNQNIEKVVDVNEVLLQPCPHSRYELITGHIWVCASKARNIDNDKSKQSTVVQIVVNIRQRLRTPIPKNFCGNAALISITPQCEFGELMSQPLSYAAKKIREASWKMTDEYVKSAIDFLATQEDICWTRTSSSSSSSIVRVKGTSLSNPNLSIVSWLSMPIYDADFGWGYPDYVGPSMLAYDGKMFIMPGPNNDGLIIVAIQLQMKHMEYFKKFFYEDL is encoded by the exons ATGGAGTCTATAACCATTCATTCCTCCTCAATCATCATTCCTAACCTCCCAACTCCTAATCTCACACTTCCATTATCGGTGGCTGATCAATTTAGAGCATGGGTTCACATCACAACTGTCTACGTCTACAAATCTCCCAACGCCGCCGTCATTGTTGACTCCTTAAAAAGCTCCCTTAGCAAAATCCTTGTACCTTACTACCCTTTTGCTGGGCGCCTCCACGTGATCGTTGGTGGTCGACTCGAGCTCCACTGTTGTGCTGCAGGTGCCCTATTCATTGAAGCTTCCTATGGTGGAACACTTGATGATTTCGGTGACTTCACACCTACTGATGTTGTACGAAAACTCGCTCCTGAGGTAGATTATAATTCATCGATCGAAGATGTACCGATGTTTCTTGTTCAAGTGACAAGATTCAGTTGTGGTGGACTTGTTATTGGTCTCAACGTTTCACACACTCTCGTCGATGGGGTCTCTGCCATTATGTTCATCAACTCATGGGCCAGCATTGCACGAGGGGATAAGACGGCGAAGAGTATCTTGCAACCGTTGCATGATCGAAATGTTCTTCAACCACAAAAACCATTTTGCCCACCACAGTTCTACCATTGTGAATATGATATATTGCCATTCGTCATAGGTTGCTCCAACTCTAAG GAGGAGAGGATGAAAGAAACCAAATCTGCATTGTTGAAACTTACCCGGGAGCAAGTTGAAAAGCTAAGAATGAGAGCAAATTCTTCAACTCCAACTAATCAAAACATCGAGAAAGTGGTAGATGTCAATGAAGTATTATTGCAACCATGTCCACACAGTCGATATGAATTGATTACGGGGCACATATGGGTGTGTGCGAGCAAAGCCCGTAACATCGACAATGACAAGAGCAAACAATCAACGGTGGTTCAAATAGTTGTAAACATAAGACAACGGCTTAGGACACCCATCCCCAAAAACTTTTGTGGAAATGCAGCCTTGATTAGCATAACTCCGCAGTGTGAGTTTGGGGAGTTAATGTCTCAACCATTAAGCTATGCTGCCAAAAAGATAAGAGAAGCATCATGGAAGATGACTGATGAATACGTGAAGTCAGCGATAGACTTTCTAGCAACACAAGAGGACATATGTTGGACGAGAACATCATCGTCATCATCTTCCTCCATTGTTCGAGTTAAAGGCACATCCTTGAGCAACCCGAATCTATCTATAGTGTCTTGGTTGTCGATGCCCATATATGATGCAGACTTTGGGTGGGGATACCCAGATTATGTTGGACCATCAATGTTAGCTTATGATGGGAAGATGTTCATCATGCCAGGGCCAAACAATGATGGTTTGATCATCGTTGCAATACAGTTGCAGATGAAGCATATGGAGTATTTCAAAAAGTTCTTCTATGAAGATCTTTGA
- the LOC101223215 gene encoding spermidine hydroxycinnamoyl transferase, producing MRANSSNPTNQNIEKSVDVNEVLLQPSPYSRYESITGHIWVCASKARNINNDKSNLSTMVQIVVNVRQRLRKPIPKNFCGNAALISVTLQSNFGELMSQPLSYSAKKIREASWKMTDEYVTSAIDFLTTHEDICWTRTSSSSSSSIVQVRNTYLGNPNLSVVSWLSMPIYDADFGWGHPDYVGPLMLDCDGETFIMPGPNNDGSIIVAIQLHMKHMEDFKKFFYEDL from the coding sequence ATGAGAGCAAATTCTTCAAATCCAACTAATCAAAACATCGAGAAATCGGTAGATGTCAATGAAGTACTACTGCAACCATCTCCATACAGTCGATATGAATCGATCACGGGACACATATGGGTGTGTGCAAGCAAAGCTCGTAACATCAACAATGACAAGAGCAACCTATCAACAATGGTTCAAATAGTTGTTAACGTAAGACAACGACTTAGGAAACCCATCCCTAAAAACTTTTGTGGAAATGCAGCCTTGATTAGCGTAACTCTGCAGTCCAATTTTGGGGAGTTAATGTCTCAACCATTAAGCTATTCTGCCAAAAAGATAAGAGAAGCATCATGGAAGATGACTGATGAATACGTGACATCAGCGATAGACTTTCTAACAACACATGAGGACATATGTTGGACGAGAACATCGTcgtcatcttcttcctccattGTTCAAGTTAGAAACACATACTTGGGCAACCCAAATTTATCTGTAGTGTCGTGGTTGTCAATGCCAATATATGACGCTGATTTCGGGTGGGGACACCCAGATTATGTTGGACCATTAATGTTAGATTGTGATGGAGAGACATTCATCATGCCAGGGCCAAACAATGATGGTTCGATTATTGTAGCAATACAGTTGCATATGAAGCATATGGAGGATTTCAAGAAGTTTTTCTATGAAGATCTTTGA